aattaattcattaaagaAAGAAGATGGAGagtgttaattattatttatattattgtaaAGAAAAGGTTTGGTTTTAGTTTATGGACTTTGCACAAATCAAGTAATTCATAgttatagaaaatcaaatttttgtAAGTGTATTTAAATCATGCATGTCTATTTAAGATTTATAGTCAAATTCATATAggaatagtttttcttttgttttaaattaaaaaggattaaatactaatattagtaaagatattgttattattttctaGAGTGGAAAATTAGTGacaaattatatgttaattatgtcttaaatttttcctatatatttTAGGAAATTCATAACCCCTTATAGGAAACATTGTGTCCTTATAAGacttgataaatattttctttacagGTTAAAGTCTATTTAGAATCTATATATAGGTATGtagttaaaaattttaaagtatcgtaaactttttatttatctttcacAATAGAAAACTCCCTACTTTTACTAGGAAGATTAGGTATAGCTGAACTGCATTAGATCTTTGTGTTATTTTTAAGCTTTTACGttgttataaaattttgatttcctACCTTACCcccaattttgttttatttttaaaaaataaaacctttGACATTATTCACTCTTAAGTGGGGCATACcaataattagtttaattatctTAGTGGTACTTTTTCAACAACTTTTCTTGAAATactcactatatatatatataattaagtctCTTTAAAGGTATCTTCTATCACAAACTCAATTTTTATTCTCTCTAAAGCTTTCTCAATGGCAAGAATTTACCCTCAaacatcatcatcttcttcttgttcttcaatttgtATGAGTAAATATGTGACAACAAAAAGAGAAACATTTACTTTATGGATGAAATCACTTGTATTCCATGGAAATGGATGTGCTGTTTTTAACTCAAAAGGTCAACTTGTTTATAGAATAGACAATTATAGCAAAAAATGTAGCAAACAAGTTCATCTCATGGATCTTCATGGAACAATTCTCTTTTCTCTTCGTAAAAAGGTAAGGCGATAAAGACCTGTATGATAAACTGCGTgacaatttcatttaaaaactcAAGTTCAACGTAAGTAGAATTACCTacacttttatttattcaattatatttttcaacacgCACCGTCATGTGTGGCCAACACACTTGTAATCTTTTGCTTATTAGTtgaatgatttttaattattatttctttttccagAAATTGTCAATTTTTGGACATTGGAATGGCTATAAGATGGATGAGGAGACACCATAttttcaagtgaaaaaaattcGCAATTTATTCATAGGAGATTTAAATTATGGTGTTATTTTTGGATGTGATACAAATAACTATAGGATTATTGCTTTAAGAGGCAAATTAGGCTTCAAGATTATCAACAAAGAAAACAGACTTATTGCTGAGGTtcgttatttaattttattttatttgtgtaaTTTATTACAGTAATGTTAATACTATAGTATAATTGacttttgattttgtttatttatttgttttaggtTAAACAAAAGCAATCATCATCAGCAGTTAAGTTTGGGGATGATGTATTAAGTCTAGTGGTGGAGCCTCATGTTGATCATTCACTTGTCATGGCTCTTGTCACTGTTTATGGTTTAATTCGACATATGTTGtaaatatataaactttttcGCGTGATGTTTGATAtcgtattatatattttttacttatctattcactttatttatttcttttttgcttAGAAAAAAAGTGTGAAATTCATTATGGATAAGTAAAAGTGATTGGATGGAGTATAAGATCAAAGCGAAAACATTTTCaagacaaaacaaaaaaaattagcgATTGTgtgagtaaatttttttaatgagttaTTCGGATGGTAAGTAGTTCTCactttcaactttaaaattattagtTTGAGTCACCAAGAAAGCAAAAAGGTAGGAGCTCTTaggaataaattaaaaagatatgTTCTCtctgtcccattttatgtgacacttttcgtTTTTCGAGAGTTAAACAGTTTAACTTTGACCGGAGATTTGCATAtggaatcttcaattttttcgaaaggaaatttatatatttgtaaactacgtaaagagtactataagttataataaatgataattcaaaatgttaaaaggaTCTATGACAAACTTACGATTAAAGATAgacttatttgaatttaaaaatgtgAAAAGTGTCGCATAAAATGAAACGGAAagagtaatatttttaaaaaaaaaatataaatactctTCAATAAGATTAAGTTACATGCATGGATagtaatacatatatatatatatcaatgtaGTTTagtttatgtaaaaaaaaaaaaaatcgtcTTTTGGGGCTATCAATTAGGTAATAtttgtgtaaaaaaaattatttataattatcttttaagTGATTTGATAACCGATTATTGCTAACAAATAAATACTAGTCCTAACTATGAATCTcacaaaatattatcaaaacatatatattcattCATGATTCATGGAATAATATGGAGTTGGCAAATTGGAAGGTTAATGACAATGAAT
This portion of the Solanum pennellii chromosome 12, SPENNV200 genome encodes:
- the LOC107006991 gene encoding protein LURP-one-related 4-like, whose protein sequence is MARIYPQTSSSSSCSSICMSKYVTTKRETFTLWMKSLVFHGNGCAVFNSKGQLVYRIDNYSKKCSKQVHLMDLHGTILFSLRKKKLSIFGHWNGYKMDEETPYFQVKKIRNLFIGDLNYGVIFGCDTNNYRIIALRGKLGFKIINKENRLIAEVKQKQSSSAVKFGDDVLSLVVEPHVDHSLVMALVTVYGLIRHML